The following are encoded in a window of Pelecanus crispus isolate bPelCri1 chromosome 6, bPelCri1.pri, whole genome shotgun sequence genomic DNA:
- the GRK2 gene encoding beta-adrenergic receptor kinase 1 yields MADLEAVLADVSYLMAMEKSRAAPAARASKRILLPEPSIRSVMQKYLEDRGEVTFDKIFTQKIGYLLFRDFAFNQAEEAKPLMEFYEEIKKYEKLDSEEERTARSRHIFDHYIMKELLACSHPFSKSATEHVQSRLSKKQVPPDLFQPYIEEICQNLRGGIFQKFIESDKFTRFCQWKNVELNIHLTMNDFSVHRIIGRGGFGEVYGCRKADTGKMYAMKCLDKKRIKMKQGETLALNERIMLSLVSTGDCPFIVCMSYAFHTPDKLSFILDLMNGGDLHYHLSQHGVFSETEMRFYAAEIILGLEHMHSRFVVYRDLKPANILLDEFGHVRISDLGLACDFSKKKPHASVGTHGYMAPEVLQKGVAYDSSADWFSLGCMLFKLLRGHSPFRQHKTKDKHEIDRMTLTMAVELPDSFSPELRSLLEGLLQRDVNRRLGCMGRGAQEVKEEPFFKGLDWQMVFLQKYPPPLIPPRGEVNAADAFDIGSFDEEDTKGIKLLESDQELYRNFPLTISERWQQEVTETVFEAVNADTDKLEARKKAKNKQLGHEEEYAMGKDCIMHGYMAKLGNPFLTQWQRRYFYLFPNRLEWRGEGESPQSLLTMEEIDSVEETQVKERKCILLRIRGGKQFVLQCDSDPELVQWRKELRDAQRQAQQLLQRVPRMQNKPRSPVVELSKVPFIQRSANGL; encoded by the exons ATGGCGGACCTGGAGGCGGTGCTGGCGGACGTGAGCTACCTGATGGCCATGGAGAagagccgcgccgcgcccgccgcccgcgccaGCAAGAGGATCCTGCTGCCCGAGCCCAG CATCCGCAGCGTCATGCAGAAGTACCTGGAGGACCGGGGGGAGGTGACGTTCGACAAGATCTTCACGCAGAAGATCG GGTACCTGCTCTTCCGCGACTTCGCCTTTAACCAGGCAGAGGAGGCCAAACCCCTGATGGAGTTTTATGAGGAG ATCAAGAAGTACGAGAAGCTGGACTCGGAGGAGGAGCGAACCGCCCGCAGCCGCCACATCTTCGACCATTACATCATGAAGGAGCTGCTGGCCTGCTCCCAC CCCTTCTCCAAGAGCGCCACGGAGCACGTCCAGAGCCGCCTGAGCAAGAAGCAGGTGCCCCCAGACCTCTTCCAG ccctacATTGAGGAGATCTGCCAGAACCTGCGCGGGGGCATCTTCCAGAAATTCATCGAGAG CGACAAGTTCACGCGGTTCTGCCAGTGGAAGAACGTGGAGCTGAACATCCAT CTCACCATGAACGACTTCAGCGTTCACCGAATCATCGGCCGCGGTGGTTTCGGGGAGGTCTACGGCTGCCGGAAAGCGGATACGGGCAAAAT GTACGCCATGAAGTGTTTGGACAAGAAACGCATCAAGATGAAGCAGGGCGAGACCCTGGCCCTCAACGAGCGCATCATGCTGTCCCTCGTCAGCACCGGG GACTGCCCATTCATCGTGTGCATGTCATACGCCTTCCACACACCCGACAAGCTCAGCTTCATCCTCGACCTCATGAACG GAGGAGACCTGCATTATCACCTCTCCCAGCACGGCGTCTTCTCCGAGACGGAGATGCGGTTCTACGCGGCTGAGATCATCCTGGGCTTGGAGCACATGCACAGCCGCTTCGTGGTGTACCGCGACCTCAAG CCGGCAAACATCCTCCTGGACGAATTTGGGCACGTCCGCATCTCAGACCTGGGCCTGGCCTGCGACTTCTCCAAGAAGAAGCCCCATGCCAGCGT gggcacccatgggtaCATGGCGCCGGAGGTGCTGCAGAAAGGCGTGGCGTACGACAGCAGCGCCGACTGGTTCTCGCTGGGCTGCATGCTCTTCAAGCTGCTCCGCGG GCACAGCCCTTTCCGGCAGCACAAGACGAAGGACAAGCACGAGATCGACCGTATGACCCTCACCATG GCCGTCGAGCTGCCGGATTCCTTCTCCCCTGAGCTGCGCTCCCTGCTCGAGGGGCTGCTGCAGCGAGACGTCAACCGGCGGCTGGGCTGCATGGGGCGCGG ggctcaggaGGTGAAAGAGGAGCCCTTCTTCAAGGGCCTGGACTGGCAGATGGTTTTCCTGCAGAAG TACCCGCCGCCCCTGATCCCGCCCCGCGGCGAGGTGAACGCGGCCGACGCCTTCGACATCGGCTCCTTCGACGAGGAGGACACGAAGGGCATCAAG CTGCTGGAGAGCGACCAGGAGCTGTACCGCAACTTCCCGCTCACCATCTCGGAGCGATGGCAGCAGGAGGTGACGGAGACCGTCTTCGAAGCCGTCAACGCCGACACCGACAAGCTGGAGGCTCGCAAGAAAGCCAAGAACAAGCAGCTGGGGCACGAGGAGG AGTACGCCATGGGCAAGGACTGCATCATGCACGGGTACATGGCCAagctgggcaaccccttcctGACGCAGTGGCAGCGCCGCTACTTCTACCTCTTCCCCAACCGCCTCGAGTGGCGCGGGGAGGGCGAGTCGCCG CAGTCCCTGCTCACCATGGAGGAGATCGACTCGGTGGAGGAGACGCAGGTGAAGGAGCGCAAGTGCATCCTGCTCCGCATCCGCGGCGGCAAGCAGTTCGTGCTGCAGTGCGAC